A single window of Aspergillus puulaauensis MK2 DNA, chromosome 5, nearly complete sequence DNA harbors:
- a CDS encoding uncharacterized protein (COG:S;~EggNog:ENOG410PTTB;~InterPro:IPR018822;~PFAM:PF10336), producing MTTTSPFPFSTMEVPLMDDTMEMASPYQGPADDFEIDIDVMEDQASNPDRDMTADEYMDNGENQGQDGIPDEDMVDDLAEPPMTDADYYPETNQNIDMQYEEEKTNEERKIYEAEMLEDDYDEDIDAPVPEHEQEVSEVPVSLEEHAKIEETQKASPTRKERDEDNNNINTESYPEEETQTVDPTQTKLQPEPEPEQTADNLVDEQSAEKAGTDHVASEHPEENARNTNETEQKEQTAQVEPQTIPNNDHQEAPEELGNPQDNGKGSDEAQPSNDGLGKVDVELREEQRVSESNDQEPEQDRGSTQSSHLHSVKVYYQDNEISLFPPREGDSSETFFLEDEGLAYESFGKLFVACREVLQNHIHENEVLVIDIEALNFQLTEDSLETQKVSLKQFVDVYLHFCHNDGIEEPEALYLTLSTKLTAAAELSDLLLAASEGKGLSEIQSWEVYPDADDVSAGYEETAEEQYQEESQGALDNEDKEEGSAEPELESTLHSQDAPNHQQDGAETQETQKIEHTETGEAVNNGPNAEDRPESAHSPSHHSEEQKTESTGTLEPLPSTNAAEGEQKPGEVPESPYGEENYEDEYHGDEYLEGDEPDDEAHHNDVLEETEGDAADSTEPYSEEYLGLESEYHEQPLSVEDTQPDASQDNGDAAADVAETQDNHEVAAEPSLDDDSLNQSHKTQHVEDDSLGVTEDRKSPRGDSEPVEQLAEVDGAIEEGEVDETADNTLSLTAGNDEGADLPFEDEDYLDLGIEDDLGDIDGEQEGASTSHTPGKRVREPDDEFDMPENTNQEVKRRRSS from the exons ATGACAACCACATCGCCCTTCCCGTTTTCCACCATGGAGGTCCCTTTGATGGATGACACAATGGAGATGGCCTCTCCGTACCAGGGTCCCGCCGATGATTTCGAGATTGATATCGATGTTATGGAGGATCAGGCTTCGAATCCAGACAGAGACATGACAGCCGATGAATACATGGATAATGGCGAAAATCAAGGCCAAGATGGAATCCCCGATGAGGATATGGTTGACGATCTAGCCGAGCCACCCATGACAGACGCCGATTACTACCCCGAAACGAACCAGAACATCGACATGCagtatgaagaagagaagacgaacgaggaaagaaagatatacGAGGCGGAAATGCTAGAGGATGACTACGATGAAGACATCGATGCCCCCGTCCCGGAACATGAGCAGGAGGTTTCTGAGGTACCTGTATCCCTTGAAGAACATGCGAAGATTGAAGAAACCCAAAAAGCAAGTCCAACGCGAAAGGAACGTGACGAGgataacaacaacatcaataCCGAATCGTACCCGGAGGAGGAAACGCAAACTGTGGACCCGACCCAAACCAAATTacagcctgagcctgagcctgagcagACTGCCGACAACCTGGTTGATGAACAATCGGCCGAAAAGGCGGGGACGGACCACGTGGCATCTGAGCACCCCGAGGAAAACGCCAGGAATACTAATGAAACAGAGCAAAAAGAGCAAACAGCACAGGTCGAGCCGCAAACGATACCTAACAACGATCACCAAGAGGCCCCTGAGGAGTTGGGGAACCCCCAGGATAATGGCAAAGGCTCAGACGAGGCTCAGCCGTCCAACGATGGCCTCGGAAAAGTGGATGTAGAATTAAGAGAGGAGCAGCGAGTCTCCGAGTCCAATGATCAAGAACCTGAACAAGACCGCGGTTCAACGCAAAGTTCGCACCTTCATTCGGTCAAAGTTTACTATCAAGACAACGAGATTTCGCTTTTCCCTCCAAGGGAAGGTGATTCTTCGGAAACGTTCTTCCTAGAAGATGAGGGTCTTGCGTATGAGTCCTTTGGAAAGCTGTTTGTGGCTTGCCGTGAAGTCCTTCAAAACCATATACATGAGAATGAGGTGCTAGTAATCGACATCGAAGCCCTGAACTTTCAACTAACAGAG GACTCTCTCGAGACACAAAAGGTTTCGCTGAAACAATTTGTAGACGTGTATCTGCATTTTTGCCACAATGATGGCATTGAAGAACCAGAGGCCCTATATCTTACACTTAGTACCAAACtaactgctgctgcggaaCTGTCGGATCTTTTGCTAGCTGCAAGTGAGGGGAAAGGATTATCGGAGATCCAGTCCTGGGAAGTTTACCCCGATGCAGATGATGTTTCCGCGGGATATGAAGAGACTGCCGAGGAACAATACCAGGAGGAATCCCAGGGCGCCTTGGATAATGAAGACAAAGAGGAAGGCTCGGCAGAACCCGAATTGGAGTCTACATTACACTCACAGGATGCACCTAATCATCAGCAAGATGGCGCGGAAACCCAGGAAACCCAAAAGATTGAGCATACTGAAACCGGCGAGGCTGTTAATAACGGCCCTAATGCCGAAGATCGTCCTGAGTCAGCAcactctccttctcatcattCAGAGGAACAGAAAACCGAATCCACCGGTACACTCGAGCCGCTGCCTTCAACCAATGCGGCGGAGGGAGAACAAAAACCAGGAGAAGTTCCTGAAAGTCCTTATGGCGAAGAGAACTATGAGGATGAGTATCATGGAGATGAGTACCTTGAGGGAGATGAACCCGATGACGAGGCTCATCACAATGATGTTTTAGAGGAAACTGAAGGGGACGCAGCGGATTCAACAGAGCCATATTCGGAAGAATACCTTGGTCTGGAATCAGAATATCACGAGCAACCGCTATCCGTGGAAGATACGCAACCTGATGCTTCCCAAGATAATGGggatgccgccgccgatgttGCTGAAACCCAGGATAACCACGAAGTAGCGGCCGAGCCGTCTCTGGATGACGATTCCTTAAATCAGTCCCACAAAACCCAGCATGTGGAAGATGACTCACTAGGCGTGACAGAAGACCGAAAAAGCCCTCGCGGTGACTCGGAGCCTGTTGAACAGCTGGCAGAAGTCGACGGCGCAATTGAGGAAGGTGAAGTTGATGAAACCGCCGATAATACTCTTTCTTTAACTGCGGGAAATGATGAGGGCGCCGATTTACCctttgaagatgaagattaCTTGGACCTCGGAATCGAAGATGACCTTGGCGACATCGATGGAGAACAGGAGGGTGCCTCTACGAGTCACACTCCTGGAAAGCGTGTTCGTGAGCCTGATGACGAATTCGACATGCCCGAAAATACAAACCAAGAAGTCAAACGCCGTCGCTCGTCATGA
- a CDS encoding coatomer subunit delta (BUSCO:EOG09264V3H;~COG:U;~EggNog:ENOG410PFIY;~InterPro:IPR022775,IPR027059,IPR011012,IPR036168, IPR028565;~PFAM:PF00928,PF01217;~go_component: GO:0030126 - COPI vesicle coat [Evidence IEA];~go_process: GO:0006890 - retrograde vesicle-mediated transport, Golgi to endoplasmic reticulum [Evidence IEA]) produces the protein MVVLAASICTRGGKAVLSRQFREIARSRIEALLASFPKLADSGTQHTTVEQDNVRFVYQPLDELYIVLITNRQSNILQDIDSLHLFAQVTTSICKSLDEREILRNAFELLSAYDELVTLGYRENLSLSQIKTFLEMESHEERIQEIIERNKELEASEERKRKAKQLEMQRKEAARNSRSIAPRTPSYPVYTPPSRPAVPDTYDSYEAEKKKTFAKPLPARGKGMQLGKKSKTTDIYEKVRGDLGPEAEESNPLVTPQASTPVADRVSSARPSLSADREPIHITIAETISAALTREGALKSFEVKGDLQLRITDPAFTKLKLDLLANPTHGAQFRTHPNVDKAVFSNSSIIQLKDTSKRFPANNSIGVLRWRVAGAGSDNADVLPITFTVWVNKGSDSTTVTVEYELTGSDSLRDVVVTIPYGTSEPAVSSFDAVYEVSGDSLDWNIGNVDEENASGSFEFESTGDDENEFFPMTVRFSKATPFVEVDVSDISLIEEGESTVYSKDVKSVAEGYLIE, from the exons ATG GTCGTCCTCGCAGCGTCAATATGCACCCGCGGGGGCAAAGCAGTCCTCTCGCGCCAGTTCCGGGAAATTGCCCGCTCTAGAATTGAGGCTCTACTCGCGTCGTTCCCGAAACTCGCAGATTCCGGTACCCAGCACACGACCGTTGAGCAAGACAATGTCCGCTTCGTCTACCAACCCCTCGACGAGCTATACATCGTCCTGATCACAAACCGCCAATCGAACATCCTGCAAGATATCGACAGCCTTCATCTCTTTGCTCAAGTGACTACCAGTATTTGCAAGAGCTTGGACGAGCGGGAGATCCTGCGCAATGCTTTCGAATTGCTCAGCGCATACGACGAGCTGGTGACCCTCGGATATAGGGAGAACCTGTCGCTCTCTCAAATCAAGACATtcctggagatggagagtcACGAGGAGAGAATCCAAGAAATCATAGAAAGG AACAAAGAACTCGAAGCGAGCGAAGAACGCAAAAGAAAGgccaagcagctggagatgcAACGAAAAGAGGCCGCTCGCAATTCACGCAGCATCGCTCCCCGAACCCCGTCCTACCCTGTCTACACGCCCCCTTCGCGCCCTGCTGTACCCGACACCTACGACAGCTATGAagcggagaagaagaagaccttcGCCAA ACCGTTGCCTGCGCGTGGGAAAGGAATGCAGCTCGGTAAAAAGTCAAAGACTACCGATATATATGAGAAGGTCCGGGGTGATTTGGGGCCGGAGGCTGAAGAGTCAAACCCCCTGGTTACACCCCAAGCGTCGACGCCAGTTGCCGACAGAGTGTCTTCCGCTCGCCCTTCACTCTCCGCGGATCGGGAGCCAATTCACATTACCATTGCCGAGACCATTTCCGCTGCGCTCACTCGTGAAGGTGCGCTCAAATCTTTTGAAGTGAAGGGTGATCTTCAGCTTCGTATCACCGACCCTGCATTCACAAAACTTAAACTGGACCTTCTCGCAAACCCCACCCACGGTGCGCAGTTTCGCACTCACCCAAATGTCGACAAGGCTGTCTTCAGCAACTCCTCTATTATTCAGCTAAAGGATACTTCGAAGAGGTTCCCGGCTAACAACTCAATCGGCGTTCTCCGCTGGCGGGTTGCGGGTGCAGGCTCTGACAATGCGGACGTTCTACCCATCACATTTACGGTTTGGGTCAACAAGGGCTCCGACTCAACCACAGTGACCGTTGAGTATGAGCTCACAGGCTCTGACAGTCTCCGTGACGTTGTTGTCACCATCCCGTACGGCACGAGTGAGCCAGCTGTGTCCAGCTTCGACGCTGTTTACGAAGTCTCGGGAGACAGTCTTGACTGGAACATTGGAAACGTGGATGAGGAAAATGCCTCTGGCAGCTTCGAGTTCGAATCTACGGGTGATGACGAAAATGAGTTCTTCCCAATGACAGTGCGATTCTCCAAGGCAACCCCGtttgtcgaggtcgacgtctCAGACATTTCCCTCATAGAGGAGGGGGAAAGCACTGTGTATTCCAAGGACGTTAAGAGCGTCGCGGAAGGATATCTTATTGAATAA